Proteins encoded together in one Hylaeus volcanicus isolate JK05 chromosome 3, UHH_iyHylVolc1.0_haploid, whole genome shotgun sequence window:
- the LOC128873763 gene encoding cysteine-rich with EGF-like domain protein 2 isoform X2, with protein sequence MRKLGDVICLRLLSLFILLCTSAYVNCDKTPSNEELKAQKFPPCAACRVLINSFKKGIERTSREKFDGGDSAWEEDKLGSYSKSETRLIEIQEHLCKEVERGETQCHALAEELESKIEDWWFNHQQSHPDIHDYICIEQTESCCPKDHFGPKCTPCPGFPNKICNNNGKCKGAGTRKGNGGCMCDKGYEGDNCSHCANGFYESYKDENKLLCSRCHAACDGPCKGAGPKNCEKCMKGWYMLDEEGCFDIDECITNDKYCPGNQFCINKEGGYSCLSCDKACSGCTGDGPDMCIKCAEGYHKKDNLCII encoded by the exons ATGCGAAAACTCGGTGATGTCATCTGTCTTCGATTgttaagtttatttattttactttgtacaTCTGCTTATGTAAATTGTGATAAAACACCGTCAAATGAAGAACTCAAAGCGCAGAAGTTTCCTCCGTGTGCGGCTTGTAGGGTcttaataaatagttttaaaaag GGCATTGAAAGAACCAGTCGTGAGAAATTTGATGGTGGTGATAGTGCTTGGGAGGAGGATAAGTTAGGTTCATATTCAAAGAGTGAAACTAGATTGATAGAGATACAAGAACATTTGTGTAAAGAGGTAGAGCGTGGTGAAACTCAGTGTCACGCTTTAGCTGAAGAATTAGAAAGCAAAATAGAGGATTGGTGGTTTAACCATCAGCAATCGCATCCAGATATACatgattatatatgtatagaacaAACAGAAAGCTGTTGTCCAAAAGATCATTTTGGTCCTAAGTGTACACCATGTCCAggttttccaaataaaatttgtaataataatggtAAATGTAAAGGAGCAGGCACTAGAAAAGGAAATGGTGGATGTATGTGCGATAAAGGCTATGAAGGAGATAATTGTTCACATTGTGCAAATGGATTTTATGAATCCTATAAAGATGAGAATAAATTACTTTGTTCTCGGTGTCATGCTGCTTGTGATGGTCCTTGTAAAGGAGCAGGGCCTAAGAAttgtgaaaaatgtatgaaaggGTGGTATATGTTAGATGAAGAAGGTTGCTTTGACATTGATGAATGTATaacaaatgataaatattgtCCTGGCAATCAGTTTTGTATTAATAAGGAAGGAGGTTATTCATGCTTAA GTTGCGACAAAGCCTGTAGTGGTTGTACAGGAGATGGTCCAGATATGTGTATAAAATGTGCTGAAGGATATCATAAAAAGGATAATC
- the LOC128873757 gene encoding coatomer subunit alpha, translating into MLTKFETKSARVKGLSFHPKRPWVLASLHNGVIQLWDYRMCTLLDKFDEHDGPVRGICFHNQQPLFVSGGDDYKIKVWNYKQRRCIFTLLGHLDYIRTIVFHQEYPWILSASDDQTIRIWNWQSRTCICVLTGHNHYVMCAQFHPTEDIIVSASLDQTVRVWDISGLRKKNVAPGPGGLEDHLKNPGATDLFGQADAVVKHVLEGHDRGVNWACFHPTLPLIVSGADDRQIKMWRMNDAKAWEVDTCRGHYNNVSCVLFHPRQDLILSNAEDKSIRVWDMTKRTCLHTFRREHERFWVLAAHPTLNLFAAGHDSGMIIFKLERERPAYAVYGNVLYYVKERFLRKLDFTTSKDTSVMQIRGGGKTPPYSMSYNQAENAVLICTRSPNNIENSTYDLYMIPREGDSNTDADTKRASGVTAIWVARNRFAVLDRAYSLVIKNLKNEITKKVQIPNCDEIFYAGTGMLLLRDADQVTLFDVQQKRTLAEVKISKCRYVVWSSDMSHVALLAKHTVNICNRRLESLCSVHENTRVKSGAWDDSGVFIYTTSNHIKYAINNGDHGIIRTLDLPIYVTRVKGNQVYCLDRECRPRILRIDPTEYKFKLALINRKYEEVLHMVRNANLVGQSIIAYLQQKGYPEVALHFVKDEKTRFGLALECGNIEVALEAAKSLDQKPCWESLAQAALLQGNHQVVEMCYQRTKNFEKLSFLYLITGNLEKLRKMIKIAEIRKDVSGQYQGSLLLGDIYERAKILRNSWQASLAYVTEKIHGISLAKDDIEYSYMREELSALEKGAVYLQPPVPIQQAENNWPLLTVSKGFFEGAMLSRGKSQVAAALAPEEDGTVAAEGWGNDDELGLDDEEGGDTEQPPEGEESAGWDVEEVDLPPELETTVTAVEDGYYTPPTKGVPPTQHWVNNSQLVVDHILAGSFETAFRLLNDQIGVVEFGAFQNLFMNTFARARTSFDTLPNIPSLYAYPQRNWKDTNPKGGLPAVGLHLTDLVQRLQVCYHLTTGGKFPEAVEKFQAILLSVPLLVVDTRQDIAEAQQLIQICREYILGLKMETERKNLPKATLSEQKRICEMAAYFTHCNLQPVHQILTLRIAVNMFFKLKNYKTAASFARRLLELGPKPELAQQVRKILQVCDKSPVDEHQLAYDEHNPFSLCASTFVPIYRGKPEVKCPLCGASYLPQFKDTVCKVCEVALIGKECIGLRISPIQFR; encoded by the exons ATGTTGACAAAGTTTGAAACGAAATCCGCTCGCGTAAAAGGGTTATCCTTTCATCCAAAACGTCCATGGGTTTTAGCAAG TTTACACAATGGAGTTATACAATTATGGGACTATCGTATGTGTACCCTATTAGATAAATTTGATGAACACGATGGACCTGTTCGTGGAATCTGTTTCCATAATCAACAACCCTTATTTGTATCTGGTGGTgatgattataaaattaaagtatggAATTATAAGCAACGCAGATGCATCTTTACCCTGTTAGGTCACTTAGATTATATCAGAACAATCGTATTTCATCAAGAATATCCATGGATTCTAAGTGCATCAGATGATCAGACAATCCGCATATGGAACTGGCAAAGTCGCACTTGTATTTGTGTCTTAACTGGTCACAATCACTATGTAATGTGTGCACAATTTCACCCTACTGAAGATATAATAGTATCAGCTTCTCTAGATCAAACTGTTAGAGTATGGGACATATCTggtttaagaaagaaaaatgtagctCCTGGCCCAGGAGGCTTGGaagatcatttaaaaaatcctgGTGCAACCGATTTATTTGGCCAGGCAGATGCTGTTGTAAAGCATGTTCTTGAAGGACATGACCGGGGTGTTAATTGGGCATGTTTTCATCCCACATTACCTTTGATTGTTTCTGGAGCAGATGATAGACAGATTAAAATGTGGAGGATGAATGATGCCAAAGCATGGGAGGTGGATACTTGTCGTGGGCATTATAACAATGTCTCTTGCGTGTTGTTCCACCCTAGGCAAGACCTAATTCTTTCTAATGCAGAAGATAAGAGTATCCGCGTTTGGGATATGACGAAACGCACGTGTTTACACACATTCAGAAGAGAGCATGAAAGATTTTGGGTCCTTGCTGCACATCCTACTTTAAATCTCTTTGCTGCTGGACATGATTCTGGaatgattattttcaaactcgagAGAGAGCGTCCAGCATATGCTGTATACGGAAACGTCCTCTATTACGTGAAAGAACgttttcttagaaaattaGATTTCACTACTTCTAAAGACACGTCTGTTATGCAAATACGTGGAGGTGGAAAGACACCTCCCTATAGTATGTCATACAACCAAGCTGAAAACGCTGTTTTAATCTGTACAAGATCGCCCAACAATATCGAAAACAGTACTTACGATTTATATATGATACCGCGCGAGGGTGACTCGAATACTGATGCTGATACAAAACGCGCTTCTGGTGTCACTGCTATTTGGGTTGCTAGAAATCGTTTTGCAGTATTAGACAGAGCATATTCG ttgGTTATCAAGAatctgaaaaatgaaataacaaagaaGGTACAAATTCCGAATtgcgatgaaatattttatgctgGCACGGGAATGCTTCTTTTACGCGATGCTGATCAAGTAACGCTCTTTGACGTTCAGCAGAAGAGAACTTTAGCGgaagtaaaaatttctaaatgtaGATACGTCGTTTGGTCTAGCGATATGTCTCACGTTGCTTTACTCGCGAAGCATACTGTTAATATTTGCAATCGACGATTGGAGTCCCTTTGCTCTGTACATGAAAATACTAGAGTGAAATCAGGAGCGTGGGATGATTCTGGAGTATTTATCTACACTACCAGCAATCACATTAAATACGCGATTAACAACGGTGATCATGGCATCATCCGCACGTTAGATTTACCAATATACGTAACCAGAGTAAAAGGCAATCAAGTTTATTGCCTGGACAGAGAATGCAGACCAAGAATTCTTCGAATAGATCCAActgaatataaattcaaactaGCATtgattaatagaaaatacgaAGAGGTTTTACACATGGTTCGCAATGCAAACCTCGTTGGTCAATCTATAATTGCATATCTACAACAGAAAGGATATCCTGAAGTTGCTTTGCACTTCGTTAAAGATGAAAAAACCAGATTCGGCCTTGCACTTGAATGCGGGAACATTGAAGTAGCTCTAGAAGCCGCGAAATCCCTTGATCAGAAACCTTGTTGGGAGAGTTTAGCTCAAGCAGCTTTACTGCAAGGTAATCATCAAGTTGTGGAAATGTGCTATCAGAGAACTAAGAATTTCGAAAAGTTATCGTTCCTGTATCTAATAACTGGTAACTTAGAAAAGTTACGTAAAATGATTAAGATTGCCGAAATCAGGAAAGACGTTTCTGGACAGTACCAGGGTAGTTTGTTACTCGGTGATATTTATGAGCGTGCGAAAATCTTACGG AATTCATGGCAAGCATCTCTAGCTTACGTCACCGAGAAAATTCATGGTATTTCACTCGCCAAAGATGATATCGAATACAGCTACATGAGAGAAGAACTTTCCGCTCTCGAAAAAGGAGCAGTGTACCTTCAACCTCCAGTTCCTATCCAACAAGCTGAAAATAACTGGCCACTGTTAACAGTTTCGAAAGGCTTCTTCGAGGGTGCAATGTTATCACGCGGAAAGAGTCAAGTAGCTGCTGCTTTAGCTCCAGAAGAAGATGGTACTGTAGCCGCCGAAGGATGGGGCAATGACGATGAATTAGGATTAGACGATGAGGAAGGTGGCGATACCGAGCAGCCTCCAGAAGGAGAAGAAAGTGCTGGATGGGACGTTGAAGAAGTGGATCTACCGCCAGAACTAGAAACTACAGTGACTGCAGTGGAAGATGGCTACTATACGCCACCAACCAAAGGGGTACCACCGACGCAACATTGGGTGAATAATTCCCAGTTGGTCGTGGATCATATATTAGCTGGATCATTTGAAACTGCGTTTAGGTTATTGAACGATCAAATTGGCGTGGTTGAATTTGGAGCTTTCCAGAATCTTTTTATGAATACTTTCGCTCGCGCTAGAACATCATTCGATACGTTACCGAATATACCCTCGTTATACGCGTATCCTCAACGAAATTGGAAAGATACAAATCCCAAGGGTGGGCTACCAGCAGTTGGATTACACCTTACCGATTTAGTTCAGAGACTTCAAGTATGCTATCACTTGACAACCGGCGGAAAGTTTCCTGAAGCAGTAGAAAAGTTTCAAGCGATTTTACTCAGCGTACCGCTACTAGTTGTCGACACAAGACAAGATATTGCTGAAGCACAGCAACTGATTCAAATTTGTAGAGAGTACATCCTAGGATTAAAGATGGAAACTGAGAGGAAGAATCTTCCTAAAGCCACCCTATCTGAGCAAAAACGAATCTGTGAAATGGCAGCCTACTTTACACACTGCAATTTGCAACCTGTGCATCAGATACTCACTTTAAGGATAGCTGTGAATATGTTCTTCAAGTTGAAGAACTATAAAACAGCTGCTTCCTTTGCAAGGAGGTTACTTGAATTGGGACCTAAGCCAGAATTAGCACAACAAGTTAGGAAAATTTTGCAG GTATGTGATAAAAGCCCAGTAGATGAACATCAATTAGCATATGATGAGCACAATCCGTTCTCATTGTGTGCAAGCACATTTGTTCCAATTTATAGAGGGAAACCAGAAGTTAAATGCCCATTATGCGGGGCAAGTTACTTGCCACAATTTAAAGATACAGTGTGTAAAGTCTGTGAAGTTGCGTTAATTGGCAAAGAATGCATTGGCTTGAGAATAAGCCCTATTCAATTCCGATAA